The nucleotide sequence ACTTCATTGGAGAAGGTTGATATTTCCTACAGCCAGTTCATATATTTTTCGGACACGTTTGAGATCATGTATTTACGGTGTATATATGGATCTTATTTGCGAATAAAAGGACTGTATTGATTACTCTGAGATTTGAATACTATCTTTGGAGATCGAAGAGTTAACATAAAAGATGGATAATGAAAAACGTCACACTGCACTGTGCCTGCGTGAGTTGATCTTCTCGAGTGTGAGAAAGGATGGATATCTAGGAATCAATGACTGAGCTCTTTAGCATGATATGAGATGGGTCTTTACTACTCCAATAGCCAATTAGGTTTTTTTTTAGCACAGTACAGGCACAAGCGCTCATATAAACATGCATACACTCACccatatgaacgcacacacaccctgcccctatgagcacctccgagtgactgagccgacatatcatcatgagattttacgaagtcaccgtaggcgcctcgttgtTGACAGCaaagtctcctcccactgaacgcacatcgccggaaatcgtcaaataaattcaggataaatgcgagcagcaggacttgaaccctggtgggttgggccaCAGGTTGGTTCACCCAATAGCCAATAGATTAGTGGTAGTTGTTGGGCCTCATAGAAGGGGTTTGCTACAATTGGCAACTTTTCTTTTAGTTTGGGAAAACAAGATATAAATCCATGAGATAACACCCTAAACTTCCATCAAACAAGCAACACTGCAATACAATTAAAAAGTCTATTTTAGAACATGAGCAATGTGAGAGTCGTCTAAGAAGGAAAAAAATATTACATTCTTGCATTTTATTTTTTGTGGTTGAGAATGACATTCTTGTCATTAGTTCATGCTCATACTACTCTTTTGTCCTTAGTTTTCGTGCGTGTCCTTATGCTTTTGCTCTTTTGTCATGATTTCGTCCTGTGAAAGTCGTTTGGCCGTTAATGAGACGTTGGATTGACCGATTTGCCCCTATGAGCCACTCACTCATGCATGGGACCTAGACCTAGCTCGGTCACATTGGCCACTACCATGTGGGACCCAAcacatctatccttttcaaattgCATAGCACAAAATTGAACATAACACGGTATTAAACAACAATTAAACAACAACCCATAGTTCAAATGACATACCACAAAATTTGACTCAACACTTAACTTAATTACAGTCCATAGTTAATATGAGTCAATTGATTTGAACCTTAAAATCCAAAATACACGCTAAacagtttgaattacacacaattaaACATCACCGAAATAGGAGGGAGGCTGCCAAGCTACCTAGTCGTCATCCTGGGAGCCGGTTGAGGCTGCCGACCGCCAAGTCCACCTTATAAAAGGAGATGACGCCATCACCCTCTCAACAGTTGCCACCACCCAAAACTTTGGCCTCTGAGCATATAGATGTTTTTTTCCTTATTAGTCCTAACAGTCTCAGGTTCGCTACTTGCATGCGTGGGGGCTCAAGGTAGTATAAGAATATTGATGGTCCTGGTATTAAAgcatctccaacagatgatgtatacTAGGGCACCTGATTTGTTTTGCGTAGCAAATGTTTTAAAATAGGGTACCAGATATTTTCTGCCACAGCCGATGATGTAAAAATAGGGCACATGGTCATTGCATATTACGACATTTCAAAATACCAAATGTTCAAATTTAAACATGAGTTCAAACTTAAACATAATAACACtacgaaagtactacgatagacaCAGTACTATGCCCAATTAATCGGTTGTTAGGTAGACTAGATGACCCGATTGCGCTAATGGCGCAAGAAGCGAATTAGAAAAAATGTTAGTAGTGAGTACGTAAGAGATATAACTCGAAATATAATGCAATGTGAATTGTATTACATCATGTATTAACCACAAATCATGAAATCAATACCAAGAGAACCAAATAATGTCACCATCTCTGTACTAACAACCAACATTTTAGCACAAGAAGTATCACAGGAGTGTTTACTTGCACATCAGAAGTATCACAATTACAACTAAAGAGGCATTGTCCTCACTGCTGTCCTTGAGCCTTTCACAAGGAGAGTTCCAAGCCTCGCAACTTCTTCCTCCAGCTCTGCACATGACTCTCGGTTACGAACCTCGTCCCTCAGCTATGATTATTTCAAGATGAAATCAATATGCTATTTATGTCACATGGAACATGTTTAGAATTTAGTCAGTCTCACTAATCTTTCAGCTACAAAGGCAGAAAGAAAAATGGCATGATCAATAACTAAAAAAATGAAACAATAATGCTTGTGGCATTAAAAAACCGAGAAAGTGAATTGAGGACAACAGAACAACTATTTGTAACAACGGCAAGCTTGGCTGATGCAAAATGATCACTCTGAAACCATATCTTTAGAACCAAATTAAAAAGGAACAAAATAATATAATAcaccctccgtttcaaaataactGTCTTAACTTTCTACAAAAACATCATGTATCTTTAGGACCAATTTTTAGACCATGGTACCACATAAATTAAGAATTAGACATATGAGATTGCAACGTATTCGTGATCAGTTACCAATCATGTCACACCAAGGATTTGCACATATAACCTGAAATAACTGCAGCTAGCTTGAAGTCTGAAATCTACCGGGTGACAAACAAAAGCAATACCACCAAACCTTATTCTTATTGGACGAGCACAAGATTTATGAGAAGATAACACACAAAAAATCCTATTTGGTTTCTGGATGCATGCACTTTCTGGATTATTGTGCACATCAAAACATGGAAGAACATTCCTAGGAGAGCCATTGTAGCACAACGAAGTAAACCAAAAATCAAAAAAGAGAAGTGAGTTTGTATCATGTAATTTAGCAATGTATCAGCCCATATCACCATTTATTTTTAAGAGACCAAAGAAAATGACAGAAGTTTCCCTATTCTTTCTTGTACCTTTCTACAAGAATGCTCTTTATTTATGAGCGCCACACAGACTATTTCCACTTGGCGGCAGGTTGGACACAACAATCCTCGCCGCAAGCTGCAGAAGAACCACACACTCACATACGTCAGGGCAGGAGACACGAACACGGGCGCCGTGAGGGGGGAACGGAACGGAACGAACCAAAAGGGGAGAGACAAATCGAAAGAGGGAACGTACAGAGGCATAGTCAGGCTGGGAGGCGGTGAGTGCGGCGGCGGTCTCGGCGGCGAGCTCGTCGAGCTGGCTGGTGGTGACACCCATGTATACCCTGACGCAGACCTTCTACGCAGACCTTCTGCGCGACGAGCACGGGTCATAGTGCTCTTGTCGAAGTGCCCATAGCTGAGTTTCTTGAGCCGCACCATGATCTTGTTGAAGTGCACCGTCTCCGTCCGCCCGTCCTGCTTCACGACGTACATCACCGAAAACTAACAAAAACATACCCATGTGCATCATCCAAACAGGAAATGGTTTTGCCTGTTTGTACATCAGAATCAATAATTGAATCATCAACAGATTGGTATATGCAACATGCTTAAATATCATGCCAGGAGAAGAAGTAAATGCCACATTTATGAATAACTAAACATTATGAATGCCATGCTGCATTTTGTAATGGCAATGATCCAAGGTAGTTAAATAGATGGTCATTATTAGGAATGCTCCATAGGATCTAAAGACACCCGCGCATGTTTCTTAAGTGTGCTTTCTAAAATTGGATACCCATTTATCTCTATTAGCTTGACTTGTAGCGGTGTGGACACCGCAAAGTTGATCCTATCCTAATAGTTACAGACAACAACCTTGTAGAAGATCATGCCCACCCTTGGTCCTTGGAGGGACGTGTGTTGTAGTGGTAACCACATCAGTGAACTTGAAAGGATATACATGTTCCTACATTACAAAAATGAAACAATAAGCATCTTCACAATAGGACAACATCACTCGGCCAACAGGGCATTTAACGCAAATGCATTGGCTAATGCCAACGTTGTCTGTTTCTTACACATGATAGCCATGAAATTGTTAATCGTATAAAAGTACAGGAATGCAAAGAAACCATGATCATTCTACAATTGTTGAAGCAAGTTATTATCTTTCAAGAAATCCTATAGAAAATAAGCAATGTAAAAAGAGAACGGCGTTTCGGTGCCCGGGTGCACCTGCACCCGGTCAAAAAAAATtcgtaaaaaattcagaaaaattcaaaaaattccaaaaaatatttgggtggtagacaatttgatgcgtgagctACGCTCCAATTTTTAAAACATTTGGACTTCTgtgcagctctcggcaaaaaagacaaatcagaccagaacagtatatgaacagtacatatttttacagacctccgatttgtcttttttgctgagagctgcacagaagtccaagtgttttgaaaattggagcgtacctcacgcatcaaattgtccaccatccaaattttttttggaattttttgaatttttctagtatttattttgatttttttcgtgcgcgcaggtgcagatgagctcgggctcAGATTCAAATTTTCGATGTAAAAAGGGGAAACAGCTAGGCACGCACTAAGAAACTGACG is from Triticum aestivum cultivar Chinese Spring chromosome 1B, IWGSC CS RefSeq v2.1, whole genome shotgun sequence and encodes:
- the LOC123110063 gene encoding uncharacterized protein, whose protein sequence is MYVVKQDGRTETVHFNKIMVRLKKLSYGHFDKSTMTRARRAEGLRRRSASGYTWVSPPASSTSSPPRPPPHSPPPSLTMPLYVPSFDLSLPFWFVPFRSPLTAPVFVSPALTYVSVWFFCSLRRGLLCPTCRQVEIVCVALINKEHSCRKLRDEVRNRESCAELEEEVARLGTLLVKGSRTAVRTMPL